The genomic stretch TGGATGCTTTCGGCCGCGGGGATCATTCATCTCGCGGTGAAGATCGGCATGTGGCCCGCCGTTTTGGCGGCGATCACGGTGGCCGTTTACGTCTTCGTTTATACGCCGCTGAAGCGGATCAGCAGCACGAACACGCTGGTCGGTGCCATTCCCGGGGCGATTCCGCCGATGATCGGCTGGACCGCGGCGGGCGGGGCTTTCGATGGCGGCGCGTGGTTTCTGTTCTCGCTGCTCGCGCTGTGGCAACTCCCGCACTTCGTGGCGATCAACTGGCTGTGCCGCGAGGAATACGAGAATGCCGGCTACAAGATGTGGTCGGATGGCGACGTCAGCGGCCGCCGCAGCGGTCTGCTCGCGGCGATTTTCTCGCTGGGCCTTGCCGCGCTGCCGGTGTGGCCGTGGCTCGCGGGTTGGACGCCGGGGTGGAAAGGTCACGTGGCCCTCGGTGGCGGGGTGCTGGCCGGTCTCGTCATGGCGGCCCTTGCGGGGCGTTTCATGCGGGATGGCGAACGCCCGTCGTTCCGCCGGCTTTTCCTGTTCACGCTGCTCTATCTGCCGCTGGAGCTTGGATTGCTTGCCATCGCGTGGGGCTAGTCTAGTTTCCGCCGCCCCATGAGGACGCCTGCTGAACCACTGGTCCCCGCCGAGCGCGACCCGCGCAAGCTGCGGAAGACCGCGCTGTGGCTATTTGTCATCATGATCGCCAGCGGCATCGGCATCTACACGGCCTATGTGAAATGGGGCCACCGGCAGGCGCAGGATCAGGCGGAGCACGCGCGGCCGGGCATCGTCGGCCGAATCGACAACAAGTCGGAATTCGGCGTGGTGCGTCAGGATGCCAGCGGTGCCAAGATTTCCGACCTCTTCGGCAAGGTATGGGTCGTGTGCGGGGTCTCGGTCAAACAGCCGGACACCTGGAAGGCTACGCGCGAGGTGCTGCTGCGGCTGAACCAAAAATACGCGGGTCGCGACGACTTCCGCATCGTCTGCTTCACCGTCGATCCGAATCAGGAAGATCCGGCCGTGCTGGATGCCGCGGCGAAGGAGATCGGCGCCGGTCTGCCGAACTGGTGGTTCGTCGGGGCGGGGGAGCAATACGTCCACAAGTTCCTCAAGAACCAGCTCAAGCTCGGCATCATGCCGCACCAGAAGGACGGCAAGTGGGTCTATGATTCGTCGGTCACGCTGATCGACCGCGACCGTCATATTCGCCGCGCGGTCGTTCCGCAAAAGCGTGGTGGACCGCCTTACGTCGCCGCCTTCGATTTTGCCCAGGCCGCCGAGTGGGATGCCGCGGGGAAGAAGACAGGAATCGACAAGACCAACACCGAGCAACTCGAGTTCCTGCTGGTGCAGACCATCGAGGAGCTTCTCGCCCAACCCGTGACGCCATGAACGACCGAGGGAAAATCTTTGCGATCTACGGCACCGTGGCCGTGTTGTCCGCAGTGATCATCGGCACCGCGATGTTCCTCGGCAACCAGGTACCAGAGCAGCCGCAGCCGGTCTTCCACGACGCGGGTGCGGAGAAGGTGGAGACGTTTTTCCAAATCCCAAAGGACTTCTCCGGCGTCAATCAGGCCGGGCAGCAGGTCAAGCTCTCCGACCTCAAGGGCAAGGTTTGGCTGGTCGCGGAGTTCTTCGCGGTATGCCCGCACTGTGCCGTCCGCAATGGACAGGAGCTCAAGTCACTCTTCGACGAGTTCAAGGATCACCCCGATTTCCACATCACGTGCATCTCGGTGGATCCCACGACGGACACGCCCGAGCGGCTGGTGGAATACTCGAAAGCTCTTGGTGCGGATCCCGCGCGCTGGTGGTTCATGAGCCACCCGAACGAGAAGGAGACTCACGAGTATCTTGAGAAGGAGCTGAAGTTCATCCGGGTTCAGGAGCGGCTGGATCCAGCAGACCGCGAAGCCAATGGGCGATTCCAGCATGACATGTCCATCTCGCTGGTGGACCGCGAATGGAATGTCATCGGCAAGTGGAACCTCTACGGTGCGCGTTCTGAAGAAGGCCGCAAGCAGGACCCCGAGGCGTATGAACGGATGAAGGCGGAACTCACCGGCCGCCTGAGCGAAGAACTCGAGAAAAACGAAACCGCCGGCATCGAGAATCTGGAAGAAGAGCCGGCCGACGATGTGATCCCTGACGATGAGTGACGAACGCAAGGAATGGCTTTCACGCCCGCCACAAGAGGCACTTTCAAAGAAACTGGTGGTGGTCGCCTGGATCCTGACGGGTGCGGTGCTGATTCTGGTGGGACTGATGCGGCAGCCGAACCTGCGCATCCCGCTTCCTGAGGGCTGGAGCTTCACTTTTCTCCCGCCAGTCCATGCGGTGCTGAACACATTGGTGTCGATCGCACTGGTCATCTCGCTGGTAGCCGTGAAGCAGGGCAAGATCTCACTGCACCGCAACGCCATCTTCGCCGCGATGGGCCTCTCGGTGGCGTTCCTGCTTTGCTACGTGGCGTATCATTTCACCACCGAGGAGACCCGCTACGGTGGCACCGGCGCGATGCGCGGCATCTACTTCTTCCTGCTCATTTCCCACATCACGCTGGCCGGTATCAGCCTGCCTTGCATCCTGCTCACCTTCATCGCCGGTTGGACGAATCGCTTCGCCGCTCACCGCCGGCTCGCCAAGTGGGTGTTCCCGCTGTGGCTTTACGTGGCCGTCACCGGCCCGATCTGCTACCTGATGCTCAAGCCCTACTACTGACGCAGTAGTTCCACTCCCATGAAAATCCTCGGATATCGCGACGCCGACTACGACTCCTTCGTCAAGCGCCTCAATCGCCGCGCCCTGCCGACGCATGATGTCCGCGATCTGGTGAGCGAGATCATCGCCGCGGTGGCACGTCAGGGAGACAAGGCGCTGGTCGCCTACGCCAAGCGCTTCGACAACGTGCTACTGAAGGAGAAGCAGCTCTTCCTCACTCCGGACGAACTCGCCGCGGTCAAGGTCGCGCCATCGACCCGCAAGGCGATTGCCGCGTCGCTGAAGAACATCACCGCCTTCGCGAAGAAGGGCCTGCGCAAGGATTGGTCGATGCGGAATACCGAGGGCGCGATTGTGGGCGAGCGCTTCCAGCCTTTCGACCGCGTCGGCGTGTATGTGCCCGGTGGCAAGGCGCCGCTCGTTTCCACCGCGCTGATGACCGCTGGTTTCGCAAGAGCCGCAGGCGTGCCGGAAATCCTCGCGGCCACGCCCTGCGGACCGGATGGCACGGTGAATCCCGAACTTCTCTACGCCCTGAAGGCCGCGGGTGTGACCGAGATCCTCAAGATCGGCGGCGCCCAGGCGATTGCCGCGATGGCGCTCGGCACCAAGACCGTGCGCCCGGTGGACCGCATCTTCGGCCCCGGCAACCGCTTCGTGGTGGAGGCCAAGCGCCAGCTCTTCGGTGCGGTGTCGATCGACCTGCTGCCCGGCCCCAGCGAGATCCTCATCATTTCCGACAAGACGGGGAACCCGGACTACATCGCCGCCGACCTGCTGGCCCAGGCCGAGCACGGCGGCGACAGCGTGATCGGCTTCATCACTGATTCGAAAGCGCTCATTGGCAAGGTCGTGAAGGCGATCGAACGCCAGCTCGAAACGCTGAGCCGCGCCCGCTACATCCGCGAGGTGCTCAAGCAGGCGACCTTCATGATGCAGGTCCGCAGCATGGCCGAGGCTGTGGCGATCTCCAATGACTTCGCCGCCGAGCACGTGTCCTTTATCTGTGCGGAGGAGAAGAAGTGGCTGCCGCAGATCCGCACCGCCGGTGCGATCTATCTCGGCAATGACTCGCCGGTGGCGGTAGGGGATTTCCTTGCCGGTCCCAGTCACACCTTGCCGACCGGTGGCAGCGGCCGTTCGTTCTCCGGCTTGCGCGCGGATCAATTCCAACGCCGCACCAGCATCGTGAAGCTCGACAAGAGGTCGGTGAGAAAGTCGCTGGGCGTGGTCGAGGAGTTCGCGCGCATCGAGGGGCTGGATGCACACGGTCGCTCGACGGCGATCCGGTGCGAGTGAGTAGGTTTCGCTTGGATCGGGAAGAGTCGCTTTCCAACTCGCCTTCGTCGATGGCTTGCTTAGCGTCATCGCGTGGCGCGCCGTTATGATCACGTCGACCTGAGAGTCCGCAGCTTGGCCGTGGCACGGCCATTCTATCTGTCGCTGCTGCCCGCGCTGGGATTCACGCGGGACGACAGCAACGAGAAGTGGCTTGAGTTCGAAAGCGAGGACGGCGGCGTAGCGGACTACTTTGCGGTCACCGAGTCACATGACCATGTGCCGGGGCAAAACCGGATTGCCTTCTGGGCGGCTTCTCCTGCGGTAGTGGATCGATTGGCTGAGATCGTGATCAAGAGCGGAGGCAACAATGTCGAAGGACCCGGCTACGAAGCGCCCTACTACTACGCGGTGTTCTTCGAGGATCCCGATGGAAATCGTTTTGAAATCTGCCACCGGACGAGAAACTAAGGGCTCTCCGTCAGGTTTGCTAGGGCCGTGTTCTCTGATTCGGACAGGATCTCACGGGCGCTGGCCGTTCAGTAAAGGCGGAGCCTTTCAACCATAAGGAGCCGGGACCTTACTGTCCCGGTGATTCCCGTGCACACTTTTCCCACGACGTCTTGAGGCGAGGCGAAGAGGCCGGTCTGTCCAAAGCGACAGTAAGGTCGCTGCTCCCTACTCCCGAAAAGAGAGCCGCGCAAAGCGTTAGTGGCGCTTCTCAACGTATCGGTCCACCGCTTCCCAGAAGTTGTAGGTGCCTCCGCGTCCTTGGAGGCTGCTATAGGTGATCACGCGAGCGAACGAACTCCAGATGGGCAGGGTCAGGAGCGCTACCACTGAGAATTCGCGAGCCAGCTTCGATGGTATTCGCCGGATGATGGCGTAGCTGGCGCTTCCAATTCCGAGGAAGGCAGCGGTGTAGATCAGGACATGAATCGCTATCCAAATCGACAGCAGACCAGAGCCGATGTGGAGCATGAGCGCGGAGACCGGTTCGATGCAGACGATCAAGCCGCCAAAATAGATGACGGGCACGAATGCGATGCACGCCGATACAAAGCAGATGAGGAAGTGGCGACGGTTCAGTAGCATGCGCCATCGAGTCACTCCCCGATGTGATGCTCCGGAAGTTCCGGTGAAGTCGCTGCGAATTGCAGACGAAGGCGGCTACCCGGCAGCCAACAACAAAGCGCCCTTGATTCCGGCCTGCTGGCCGAGCATTGGAGGGACCACGTAGGGCTTCGCTTCGATCGGCGAAAAGTATCCGGCCGCGATCTCGCCGAGGATGCGCTCGGTCTTCTCGTGGAAGCCATCTGCTTGCGACACGCCGCCGCCGATGATCACGCGCGATGGCGAGACGATGCCTAACAGGGCCAACACGCAGTGGGCGAGATACCATGCTTCGGTTTCCCATGCCGGGTGATCGGCGGGCAATTCCGCCGCGGGCTTGCCCCAGCGCGCTGCGATCGATGGACCACTTGCCAGGCCTTCAAGGCAATCGGCGTGAAACGGACAGACGCCCGCGAAATCATCACCCGGAGCACGCGGCACCTTGAAGTGCCCGGACTCGGGATGGAGGGCACCGTGAACCAAGCGACCTCCGCTCAAGATCCCCGCACCGATCCCGGTGCCAATGGTGATGTAGGCCACATCGTCCAGGCCTTGGGCCGCACCGAGCCGAGCCTCGGCAAGGGCGGCGGCATTCACGTCGGTTTCCAGTGTTAGACGGGCTTGCGGAAAAGCTGCGGCCAATGAGTCGATGATGGAGAATCCCGCCCATCCCGGTTTCGGAGTGGCGAGCAGCTTCCCATACGAGGGGCGACCGGGAACGACGCCCAAGGGGCCGAAGGCCGCGATGCCGATGGCTTGTGGTTCGCCGCGTTCGCGCAGCCACTCGATCGCCCGGCCGATCGTTTCCGCAGGCGTGGTGGTTGGAAAGCGCCACTCTTCACGCACCTCGCCGACCGCGGTGCCGGTGGCCACCACGGTTTTCGTTCCGCCGAGTTCGATACCTGCAATCATGATTCAGTCTAACAGGCCGCCGCGGCGGCCAAGGCTTCGCGGGTCAGTCGCGTGATCTCATCCCACTTGCCCTCGTTGACGAGTTGTTTGTCCACCATCCACGAGCCGCCGATGGCCGCGACGACCGGCAGCTTGAGGTAGTTCGCTAGGTTGCCCGAGGTGATGCCGCCGGTCGGGATGAATTTCACACCGGTATGGCCGTAGGGACCGGCGAGGGCCTTGAGCATGCCGGTGCCGCCCGCCGTTTCCGCGGGGAAAAATTTCAGCAGCTTGCAGCCGAGCGAGAGCGCCTGCTCGACATCGCTCGGGGTCATCACGCCCGGTGAGAATTGCAGGCCGATGGCATTGGCCTTGGCGATGGTCCGCGGATTCAAGCCGGGCGCGAGGCCGAAGACGGCACCGGCGTCCTTGGCGCGCTGGACTTGCTCGTCCTCAAGCAGCGTGCCCGCACCTAACAGCACCTCCGGAAAGCGCGCGGCGATGCGCTTGATGCACTCCTCCGCGGCGGCGGTGCGGAAGGTGATTTCCATGATGTCGAGGCCACCGGCAAGCAGGGCTACGGCCAATGGCTCGGCGTCATCGGCACGGTCGAGCACGACGACGGGGACGATGCGCTTGGAGAGGATGCGGTCGAGCATGTCCAAGAGTCTGCGGGCGAGACGGAGCTGCCAAGACCGCTCCGTGCCAGCGGAAGCTAAACGTGGAAACCCGGTCGTGTCATAGGAGCGGAAATCCGTCCACCTGGCACTTCCATACTGGGCCGGATTTTCAAGGCGACGGTGGCGCACGGACCTGCTCGCATGCCACCGCATGAAAGACGAATTGCTTCTGCGATTGGAGTCCTTCGAAATCGATGAACCCGGTGCCACCTTTCCCTTCAGCGCCCGGCTGGCGCGGGAAAACGGCTGGACCCGCGGCTTCGCCCTCCGCGTGATGGCGGAATACAAGCGCTTCGTATGGCTGGCCATTCGGGCCGGTCATCCGGTGACCCCGTCCGAGGAGGTCGATGAAGCGTGGCACCTCCACCTCTGCTACACCCGCTCCTACTGGGATGGGATGTGCGGTGGAATCCTCGGCAAGCCGCTCCACCACGGTCCGACCGAGGGTGGGAAGAGGGAGGACGAGAAGTTCGCCGGCTGGTATGCGCGGACCTTGGAAAGCTACCGCGCCCATTTCGGCGAGGAGCCACCCGCCGACATCTGGCCGCCGCTGGCGATCCGTTTCAGTCCCGCGACGACCCGCAAGGTGGACGCCGCGACGCACTGGATCGTCCCGAAGCGGACCGCCAAGCGGGTGCTACTCGGCTCGGCCGCGGTGGCGACGCTTCCGGCGCTGGCCGGTTGCACGAACCTTCTCGCTGCGACGGGTCCGGAGGGGCTGTTTTGCTTTTTCGGCATGGCGCTCTTCCTCGTGGTCATTGTCGTCGTCTCGAAAAGGGGAGGAAGGGGTGGGAATGGCTGTGGCTCCGGCGGCGGCACGACTTCCTCCTGCGGCGGCGGGGGCTCATCCGGCTGCGGCAGCAACGGGGGCGATGGCGGATCTTCTTCCGGGTGCGGTTCCTCCGGATGCAGCTCGTCGGGCTGCGGGGGCGGCGGCGGGGGAGGTGGCGATTGAGTCACTCAGTCCGCTCGAAGGCCATTGGCGCGGGTTCCAGCGACCTGAGGAAGAACTGGCACAGGTCGGCGTAGAGCGCGTGCGAGCCGGTGGCCAATACCTGTTTGTGGTCCGCGCCCTTTACTACCCGGAATTGCTTCCGGCGGTCGGGCACGGCGGCGAAGATCTCCTTTGCTTGCTCGATGCCGATGTAGCGGTCGCGGTCGCCGTGGGCGATCATGACCGGCAGGTGGAGTTTCGCCGCAGCCTCGACCGGCTTCACGTCGGCGGGCCAATAGCCGGCCCGCATTCTAGTCACGCAGCTCACGCTTAGGGCGACCGGCGTACAGCAGAAGTGGAAGCGCTTCGGCAAGATCGACTCCGCCGCGCGTCGCACCGGGCGATCCAGCGAGGCGAAGGTGGCCACGCTGGCGACGCCCGCCCATTTCGCCGGCTCGCGCGCCGCTGCCTGCAGCGCGATGGCGCCGCCTTGCGAGACGCCGAACAGGCAGGCGGGCGTGGCTGTAAAGCGGAACTTGGTGGCTGCTTCCGCTAGCGCCTGCCCGGCCAGCTCGGATTCGCTCAGGCCAAAGGTGCCGATCGTTCCGGGATGGTCGCCTTGGCCCGGGATATCGATCAGCAGGCAGCGGAAACCGGCGGCGCAGAAGCGCTCGCAGATCGGCAGGTGGTCCTCCTTCCGGCCGCTGTGGCCGTAGAACATCACGATGGTCCCCAATTGGGCTCCCCACGGCGGCAGGGCCACGCCCCGGCGCTGGAGTTCATCCCGGACGAGGCGGCCCTTTTCCGCCTTGCCGGGTTTCTTCACACCGGTGACCAGCAGGCAGGGCGTCTGGTCC from Luteolibacter arcticus encodes the following:
- the cyoE gene encoding heme o synthase, coding for MSEDAPAEIPAAPESPEPAPGFRRDMMVLTKMRLNVFVLITTFFGFLLASRGHGLDFWRLVHTLIGTAAAAFGSAAFNQLMEVDLDARMKRTANRPLPSRRMDPLFAFGVGWMLSAAGIIHLAVKIGMWPAVLAAITVAVYVFVYTPLKRISSTNTLVGAIPGAIPPMIGWTAAGGAFDGGAWFLFSLLALWQLPHFVAINWLCREEYENAGYKMWSDGDVSGRRSGLLAAIFSLGLAALPVWPWLAGWTPGWKGHVALGGGVLAGLVMAALAGRFMRDGERPSFRRLFLFTLLYLPLELGLLAIAWG
- a CDS encoding SCO family protein; translated protein: MRTPAEPLVPAERDPRKLRKTALWLFVIMIASGIGIYTAYVKWGHRQAQDQAEHARPGIVGRIDNKSEFGVVRQDASGAKISDLFGKVWVVCGVSVKQPDTWKATREVLLRLNQKYAGRDDFRIVCFTVDPNQEDPAVLDAAAKEIGAGLPNWWFVGAGEQYVHKFLKNQLKLGIMPHQKDGKWVYDSSVTLIDRDRHIRRAVVPQKRGGPPYVAAFDFAQAAEWDAAGKKTGIDKTNTEQLEFLLVQTIEELLAQPVTP
- a CDS encoding SCO family protein; translated protein: MNDRGKIFAIYGTVAVLSAVIIGTAMFLGNQVPEQPQPVFHDAGAEKVETFFQIPKDFSGVNQAGQQVKLSDLKGKVWLVAEFFAVCPHCAVRNGQELKSLFDEFKDHPDFHITCISVDPTTDTPERLVEYSKALGADPARWWFMSHPNEKETHEYLEKELKFIRVQERLDPADREANGRFQHDMSISLVDREWNVIGKWNLYGARSEEGRKQDPEAYERMKAELTGRLSEELEKNETAGIENLEEEPADDVIPDDE
- a CDS encoding DUF420 domain-containing protein translates to MSDERKEWLSRPPQEALSKKLVVVAWILTGAVLILVGLMRQPNLRIPLPEGWSFTFLPPVHAVLNTLVSIALVISLVAVKQGKISLHRNAIFAAMGLSVAFLLCYVAYHFTTEETRYGGTGAMRGIYFFLLISHITLAGISLPCILLTFIAGWTNRFAAHRRLAKWVFPLWLYVAVTGPICYLMLKPYY
- the hisD gene encoding histidinol dehydrogenase yields the protein MKILGYRDADYDSFVKRLNRRALPTHDVRDLVSEIIAAVARQGDKALVAYAKRFDNVLLKEKQLFLTPDELAAVKVAPSTRKAIAASLKNITAFAKKGLRKDWSMRNTEGAIVGERFQPFDRVGVYVPGGKAPLVSTALMTAGFARAAGVPEILAATPCGPDGTVNPELLYALKAAGVTEILKIGGAQAIAAMALGTKTVRPVDRIFGPGNRFVVEAKRQLFGAVSIDLLPGPSEILIISDKTGNPDYIAADLLAQAEHGGDSVIGFITDSKALIGKVVKAIERQLETLSRARYIREVLKQATFMMQVRSMAEAVAISNDFAAEHVSFICAEEKKWLPQIRTAGAIYLGNDSPVAVGDFLAGPSHTLPTGGSGRSFSGLRADQFQRRTSIVKLDKRSVRKSLGVVEEFARIEGLDAHGRSTAIRCE
- a CDS encoding VOC family protein, encoding MARRYDHVDLRVRSLAVARPFYLSLLPALGFTRDDSNEKWLEFESEDGGVADYFAVTESHDHVPGQNRIAFWAASPAVVDRLAEIVIKSGGNNVEGPGYEAPYYYAVFFEDPDGNRFEICHRTRN
- a CDS encoding ROK family protein, translating into MIAGIELGGTKTVVATGTAVGEVREEWRFPTTTPAETIGRAIEWLRERGEPQAIGIAAFGPLGVVPGRPSYGKLLATPKPGWAGFSIIDSLAAAFPQARLTLETDVNAAALAEARLGAAQGLDDVAYITIGTGIGAGILSGGRLVHGALHPESGHFKVPRAPGDDFAGVCPFHADCLEGLASGPSIAARWGKPAAELPADHPAWETEAWYLAHCVLALLGIVSPSRVIIGGGVSQADGFHEKTERILGEIAAGYFSPIEAKPYVVPPMLGQQAGIKGALLLAAG
- the eda gene encoding bifunctional 4-hydroxy-2-oxoglutarate aldolase/2-dehydro-3-deoxy-phosphogluconate aldolase: MLDRILSKRIVPVVVLDRADDAEPLAVALLAGGLDIMEITFRTAAAEECIKRIAARFPEVLLGAGTLLEDEQVQRAKDAGAVFGLAPGLNPRTIAKANAIGLQFSPGVMTPSDVEQALSLGCKLLKFFPAETAGGTGMLKALAGPYGHTGVKFIPTGGITSGNLANYLKLPVVAAIGGSWMVDKQLVNEGKWDEITRLTREALAAAAAC
- a CDS encoding glycine-rich domain-containing protein — translated: MKDELLLRLESFEIDEPGATFPFSARLARENGWTRGFALRVMAEYKRFVWLAIRAGHPVTPSEEVDEAWHLHLCYTRSYWDGMCGGILGKPLHHGPTEGGKREDEKFAGWYARTLESYRAHFGEEPPADIWPPLAIRFSPATTRKVDAATHWIVPKRTAKRVLLGSAAVATLPALAGCTNLLAATGPEGLFCFFGMALFLVVIVVVSKRGGRGGNGCGSGGGTTSSCGGGGSSGCGSNGGDGGSSSGCGSSGCSSSGCGGGGGGGGD
- a CDS encoding alpha/beta hydrolase family protein translates to MKRFRRVIFRLLIVALLLVAAALFATGWWGSGRLISPQRRALQDYHREILARPAEFGLRVEPFTTADQTPCLLVTGVKKPGKAEKGRLVRDELQRRGVALPPWGAQLGTIVMFYGHSGRKEDHLPICERFCAAGFRCLLIDIPGQGDHPGTIGTFGLSESELAGQALAEAATKFRFTATPACLFGVSQGGAIALQAAAREPAKWAGVASVATFASLDRPVRRAAESILPKRFHFCCTPVALSVSCVTRMRAGYWPADVKPVEAAAKLHLPVMIAHGDRDRYIGIEQAKEIFAAVPDRRKQFRVVKGADHKQVLATGSHALYADLCQFFLRSLEPAPMAFERTE